The sequence GTCGTTCGTCGCCAAGCAGGACGAGCAGGCTGCCGTCGCCGAGGCGGAGGCCCCGGCTGCCGCGCCGCGCAAGCGCGCGGGCGCCAAGGGTGGCCCGACCTCGTACAGCTCGCAGGACGAGGACTCCGCCGACGCCGGCACGCTGGCCTCGGACGAGCGTCTCGCCGCTCTGCGTGAGAAGCTGACGGGCAACTAAGCATCACCCGTCGAAGGGCCGCGATCCGCAAGGGTCGCGGCCCTTCGTGCTTCCCGCCGACATGCAGTGTGGCGCGCGTCTCTTCCTGTTGCGGAGGCATGCCTCCCGGTGGTTGACTCCCGGGATGCTGCGAATTGGCCTGACCGGCGGCATCGGTGCCGGGAAGTCGACTGCCGCCGCGCGCTTCGAGGAGCTCGGCGCGCGGCTCGTGGATCATGACGAGCTCGCCCGGCGCGCCGTCGAGCCCGGCTCGGCCGCGCTCGTCGACATCGTGCGGGAGTTCGGCGACCGCGTCCTGCGCGATGGCCAGCTCGACCGCAAGGCGCTGGCCGGCATCGTCTTCAACGACCCGGCGGCGCTCGCGCGGCTCAACGGCATCGTCCACCCGACAGTGTTCGCCATGAGCCAGGCGGAGGACCGCAAGGCGCGCAACGACGGCGTGCCCGTCGTCGTGCACGACATCCCGCTCCTGTTCGAGACCGGCTACGGCGACGGGTTCGACATGGTGATCGCGATCCAGGCCGACCACGCGGTGAGGGTCAAGCGACTCATCGACGGCCGGGGGATGCCGCACGCCGAGGCCGTGGCGCGGATGGCCTCACAGGCCACCGATGCGCAACGCGCCACGATCGCCGATGTCGTCCTGGACGGGAACGGCTCTCCCGAGCATCTGCGGGCGCAGGTCGACGAGCTGTGGGGCCGTGTGGTGCCGGGGGCCTCCCGCTAGCCACGCCCCCTTGCGCTCCCTGGGCTGACGCGTGCTCGTGCCAGGTCTCCACGCCCTCGAATGCCTCGTGCAGACGTGCGGATCGGGGCCTGGGGGAGCGGGACGGCGATGTCAGAGCCTCGGCGTACCGTAGTGCCATGACCCCGGACCTGCGCAGAGCCGACCACCCCTTCCAGGTGGTCTCCGAGTACAAGCCGTCGGGCGACCAGCCCAAGGCGATCGACGATCTCGCCCGCCGGATCGATGCGGGCGAGCGGGACGTCGTGCTGCTCGGTGCGACCGGAACGGGAAAGTCCGCGACCACCGCTTGGCTCGTCGAGAGGCTGCAGCGGCCGACGCTTGTGATGGCGCACAACAAGACGCTCGCGGCGCAGCTCGCGAACGAGTTCCGCGAGCTCCTCCCGCACAACGCCGTCGAGTACTTCGTGAGCTACTACGACTACTACCAGCCCGAGGCCTATGTCCCGCAGACGGACACCTTCATCGAGAAGGACTCGTCGATCAACGAGGAGGTCGAGCGGCTGCGCTACTCCGCGACCAACTCACTGCTGACGCGACGCGACGTCGTCGTCGTCTCGTCGGTGTCGTGCATCTACGGTCTCGGCACTCCCGAGGAGTACATCCAGGGCATGGTGACGCTCGCGGTGGGCGATGTCGTGGATCGTGACTCGCTACTGCGGGAGTTCGTGCAGATGCAGTACGCGCGCAACGACCTCGCGTTCACCCGCGGCACGTTCCGCGTGCGTGGCGACACCGTGGAGATCATCCCGGTGTACGAGGAGCTCGCGATCCGCATCGAGATGTTCGGCGACGAGGTCGAGGCGCTCTACACGCTGCATCCGCTCACGGGCGACGTGGTCGAGAAGCGCGAGCAGGTGCACCTGTTCCCGGCCTC comes from Demequina sp. NBRC 110054 and encodes:
- the coaE gene encoding dephospho-CoA kinase, with the translated sequence MLRIGLTGGIGAGKSTAAARFEELGARLVDHDELARRAVEPGSAALVDIVREFGDRVLRDGQLDRKALAGIVFNDPAALARLNGIVHPTVFAMSQAEDRKARNDGVPVVVHDIPLLFETGYGDGFDMVIAIQADHAVRVKRLIDGRGMPHAEAVARMASQATDAQRATIADVVLDGNGSPEHLRAQVDELWGRVVPGASR